One Natrinema halophilum genomic window carries:
- a CDS encoding MaoC/PaaZ C-terminal domain-containing protein — MSDLYYEDFAVGERHEFDGVRLGKEEIVEFGERYDPLPFHTEDEAAAETPFDGIIASGLQTFVMSQQQVVDNLYGNARILGSVGFDEVLFPNPVRPGDTLSTSLEVLEKRPSESDPSRGLVTLERTVVDQHDAVVLKAVNNVLFERRPEE; from the coding sequence ATGAGCGATCTGTATTACGAGGACTTCGCCGTCGGAGAACGGCACGAATTCGACGGCGTTCGGCTCGGCAAGGAGGAGATAGTCGAGTTCGGGGAACGATACGATCCGCTTCCGTTTCACACCGAAGACGAAGCCGCGGCGGAGACGCCGTTCGACGGCATCATCGCCAGCGGGCTGCAAACGTTCGTGATGTCACAGCAACAGGTCGTCGATAACCTCTACGGAAACGCCCGTATCCTGGGGAGCGTCGGCTTCGATGAGGTCCTCTTTCCCAACCCTGTTCGCCCGGGAGATACGCTTTCAACGTCCCTCGAGGTCCTCGAGAAGCGACCGTCCGAAAGCGATCCATCCCGGGGACTCGTAACGCTCGAGCGAACGGTCGTCGATCAACACGACGCGGTCGTTCTCAAGGCGGTCAACAACGTCCTTTTCGAACGGCGACCGGAAGAGTGA